Proteins from a genomic interval of Chanodichthys erythropterus isolate Z2021 chromosome 8, ASM2448905v1, whole genome shotgun sequence:
- the mapre3b gene encoding microtubule-associated protein RP/EB family member 3b isoform X1, giving the protein MAVNVYSTSMTIENLSRHDMLAWVNDSLHLNYTKIEQLCSGAAYCQFMDMLFPGCILLRKVKFQAKLEHEYINNFKVLQAAFKRMGVDKIIPVEKLVKGKFQDNFEFVQWFKKLFDANYDGKEYDPQLARQGQDITPPPNPGEVIFHKSKSSSRAPGPQRTSPTAPKTMPAPPRAINSTPSTGIRRTIPMSRNGGGDAEIMELNQQLLDLKLTVNGLEKERDFYFSKLRDIELVCQEHESDTNPVLGKVMEVLYATEDGFAPPEDDEIDEQPRDQDEY; this is encoded by the exons ATGGCGGTAAACGTTTACTCCACATCTATGACCATCGAGAACCTGAGCAGACATGACATGCTGGCTTGGGTCAACGACTCGCTGCACCTCAACTACACCAAGATAGAGCAGCTCTGCTCAG GTGCGGCATACTGTCAGTTCATGGACATGCTGTTTCCCGGCTGTATCCTGCTGAGGAAGGTGAAGTTTCAGGCTAAACTGGAGCACGAATACATCAACAACTTCAAAGTGCTGCAGGCGGCCTTCAAGAGGATGGGCGTGGACAAG ATCATTCCAGTGGAGAAGCTGGTCAAGGGGAAGTTTCAGGACAACTTCGAGTTTGTTCAGTGGTTTAAGAAATTATTTGACGCCAACTACGACGGGAAGGAGTACGACCCTCAGTTGGCAAGACAAGGCCAAGACATCACTCCTCCACCCAACCCAGGTGAAGTCATTTTCCACAAATCCAAGAGCTCCTCCAGAGCGCCAG GACCCCAACGGACATCACCGACGGCACCAAAAACTATGCCCGCCCCCCCGCGTGCCATAAACTCCACCCCCTCAACTGGAATAAGGCGGACCATCCCGATGTCACGGAACGGAGGTGGCGACGCCGAGATCATGGAGCTCAACCAGCAG CTGCTGGATCTGAAATTGACGGTCAACGGtttggagaaagagagagatttttACTTCAGCAAACTCAGAGACATTGAGCTGGTGTGTCAAGAGCACGAGAGCGACACGAACCCCGTCCTCGGCAAAGTCATGGAGGTCCTGTACGCCACAGAG GATGGTTTTGCGCCCCCGGAGGACGATGAGATCGACGAACAGCCACGAGACCAGGATGAATACTGA
- the mapre3b gene encoding microtubule-associated protein RP/EB family member 3b isoform X2, whose amino-acid sequence MAVNVYSTSMTIENLSRHDMLAWVNDSLHLNYTKIEQLCSGAAYCQFMDMLFPGCILLRKVKFQAKLEHEYINNFKVLQAAFKRMGVDKIIPVEKLVKGKFQDNFEFVQWFKKLFDANYDGKEYDPQLARQGQDITPPPNPGPQRTSPTAPKTMPAPPRAINSTPSTGIRRTIPMSRNGGGDAEIMELNQQLLDLKLTVNGLEKERDFYFSKLRDIELVCQEHESDTNPVLGKVMEVLYATEDGFAPPEDDEIDEQPRDQDEY is encoded by the exons ATGGCGGTAAACGTTTACTCCACATCTATGACCATCGAGAACCTGAGCAGACATGACATGCTGGCTTGGGTCAACGACTCGCTGCACCTCAACTACACCAAGATAGAGCAGCTCTGCTCAG GTGCGGCATACTGTCAGTTCATGGACATGCTGTTTCCCGGCTGTATCCTGCTGAGGAAGGTGAAGTTTCAGGCTAAACTGGAGCACGAATACATCAACAACTTCAAAGTGCTGCAGGCGGCCTTCAAGAGGATGGGCGTGGACAAG ATCATTCCAGTGGAGAAGCTGGTCAAGGGGAAGTTTCAGGACAACTTCGAGTTTGTTCAGTGGTTTAAGAAATTATTTGACGCCAACTACGACGGGAAGGAGTACGACCCTCAGTTGGCAAGACAAGGCCAAGACATCACTCCTCCACCCAACCCAG GACCCCAACGGACATCACCGACGGCACCAAAAACTATGCCCGCCCCCCCGCGTGCCATAAACTCCACCCCCTCAACTGGAATAAGGCGGACCATCCCGATGTCACGGAACGGAGGTGGCGACGCCGAGATCATGGAGCTCAACCAGCAG CTGCTGGATCTGAAATTGACGGTCAACGGtttggagaaagagagagatttttACTTCAGCAAACTCAGAGACATTGAGCTGGTGTGTCAAGAGCACGAGAGCGACACGAACCCCGTCCTCGGCAAAGTCATGGAGGTCCTGTACGCCACAGAG GATGGTTTTGCGCCCCCGGAGGACGATGAGATCGACGAACAGCCACGAGACCAGGATGAATACTGA